Proteins found in one Quercus robur chromosome 2, dhQueRobu3.1, whole genome shotgun sequence genomic segment:
- the LOC126712683 gene encoding putative calcium-binding protein CML19, whose translation MKTTYDAASSSSSSSSSSPITVLEEKPSSTSPKKSALGRLRSKLSPRRKEDKRSLSPTASNASKNYCSEFQRVFDYFDEDGDGKISPSELQSCVRTVGGELSMDEADAAVKTCDLNGDGQLDFEEFQKLMEAGGEEDKNEELREAFGKYEMEGSGCITPTSLKRMLSRLGESKSTEDCETMIRMFDLNGDGVLSFDEFQTMMR comes from the coding sequence ATGAAGACCACATACGAtgcagcttcttcttcttcttcttcttcttcctcttctccaATTACAGTATTGGAGGAAAAGCCTAGTTCAACTTCACCAAAAAAATCAGCTTTAGGAAGATTACGTAGTAAATTGTCTCCAAGGAGAAAGGAGGATAAGCGCTCTCTTTCACCAACTGCTTCCAATGCAAGCAAAAACTACTGCAGCGAGTTTCAAAGGGTGTTCGATTACTTTGACGAGGATGGAGATGGTAAAATATCTCCTTCTGAATTACAAAGCTGTGTGAGGACTGTTGGCGGAGAGCTGTCAATGGATGAGGCAGATGCAGCCGTGAAAACATGTGATTTGAATGGAGATGGGCAGCTGGATTTCGAGGAATTCCAGAAGCTAATGGAAGCAGGAGGAGAGGAGGACAAGAATGAGGAGCTGAGAGAGGCTTTTGGAAAGTATGAGATGGAGGGGTCAGGTTGTATCACCCCCACAAGCTTGAAGAGGATGCTGAGTCGACTCGGTGAGTCCAAGTCTACTGAGGATTGCGAAACCATGATTCGAATGTTTGATCTCAATGGAGATGGCGTCCTGAGCTTTGATGAGTTCCAAACTATGATGCGCTAA